CTGGAATATGCTATTGATCAGGAATCGCTGTGAATGCATTGTAACCCCTCAGAAACTGAAATCCCTATGGAGGGCAAAAGGAACTGGGAAGCTCTGGACAAGAGCTtcagcaggctgctgctgggggctgctcacTGTTGCCCACTGAATGATCAACCCTTCAGTGCCACTGTCCTTTCCCAGGGACTCTGGGGGCCATGTGCTTGACATGTAGCCTTAGTGCAGCACTTAAATTGAGAGCAATAGGGAAGAGATTGCTTAGGGAGGCAAAGCTCTGCCTAACTCTGAGGAAAGAGCCCTGTGGGTCCCCTCCAGGCAAATGTTGTAGATGTGCAGGGTATGTTTGGACAGCAGCATGATCAGTGTATTTATAGGATACAGATACAGGGGTGATTGCAGAGAAACCTCTGCAGAGTCACAGCTACCACGTACAGCACGGGCCATTGCAGGTGCCCAGAGAGCATGCAGATTCACAGCATGAGCAGCGAGCTGCCGCCTGGGCGTGCCGAGccctccccaggctctgcagagacCGCTTTTGGTCACCAGAGAACAGTCAGCGCAGCCCCCGCCTGGCGGCCCACGGGAGGGAGGACAGCACCGGACATCTGAGTGCAGGCCTGGAGCCTGCAGCACCGCTCCTGGGGAGGCCTTGGCCGGACCGACGCCGCTTCAGCACCAGAATCCCGTCCTGCGTGCGCTCAGAGCCGCGTGCCGAGGGCGCTCAGCGGCTCCAGGGCGCGAAGAGGGCGGGCGCGGTGGCCGGGGACAGCCAGCAGTGCTCCACCACGCCGTAGAGCGCgtagcccagcagcagcccgaAGAGCACGTCCGTCATGTTGTGCCTGCCCAGCATGACCCGCGAGACGCTGACGACAAGGGCCCAGAGCACCACGAGCACGCGCAGCGGCACGGCCAGGACCAGGTGGCGCAGCACGAAGCGGCACACGAGGGCGGCCCTGGTGGCGTGGCCCGAGGGGAAGGAGTACTTGTCCACCGAGATGGTGACGAACATGTCCATCTTGTTGTGCGTGGGCCGCGGCCGCTTGACGAGCCCCTTCACCACGGCCACCATCAGCAGGTCCAGCAGCAGCGCTGGGAGAGACAGCGACAGGGGTTACTGAGGGCGGGACCGTCAGCCAAGGGACATCGGCTGTCAGAGCTGCCCCAAGGTGACGtccttccccaggcagggagagcacagcacacagctgctcttggcactctgcagcagcagcagcacatcctcaagctctgctccctcctgccccagcagccccttgGCCTGCCACAGCCTGCACCCCAGggcttttctctctgcagaacCTGATCTTGCCATGACTCTGGGCCCAGTCTCCTCCTGCAACAGAGGCATGAAGTCCCCAGAGCTCCCTTGCTGGCAGTGCTGACTCTGCACTGCTGTCTGCCCTGCTGACCGGGGTCAAACCCGCTGGGTGAATGATCAACCCACTCCCCTTGGGCACAGGTCAGCCAAGGGGGaatgctcagggctggtggcctgccagggctcctgggctctgcctgctccctgctgctgggggaaaaGTTAACCCTGCTCTGGTTCTCAAGAGATTAATCAAGGATAAATGATGGTGACTTGCCCCTGAGGGCTAAAGGTTGTTGTCATAGAGGAGGCAAAGCACCTGTGATAAATGTTCAGACAGTATTTGGCAAGAGCAGCTTCTCATCTAGGGCAGAGGGTactttccccatccctgttagctcagctcagcacagcacccacagccagggctACTTCTTGTTGTGTGAGAGACCAACTTCTGTTTGTCCTAAGACATTTCTGGACACCAAACCAAATCTTTTGGTTGCTTCAGTTAATTTCCTTTGGTTAATCATTTAAGACCAAATTTCCTTTTcgttttttttctccctgacaTGTAAAACTAGATTaactgctttttctctttctacaCAGGATCTGGGAGTTCAGGTTGGACATGAGGGAATCCTCCTTCCCCACAGGGGTGCTGCAAGCCAGGGACAGATCCCCAGGGAGATGGGTGGCTAtgcccagagcactgaggtGCTGGGACAGCTCTCCTTGGAGCAAAGGTCAGGCTGGAGGCAATCCAGTTCTGCTGTGGAGCTCCAGTTTAACCACGTGCTGCTAGATGAAAAAGATGCACAAAACTATGTTTCCCACCAAGCAAATTTCAATTCGAAATTGAAGCGTGAGACACTAATTATTTGCTACTTAATACAAGACTAACAACAGAGAGAAGGTCTGGTGTCCTAGAGCTATAACAGTTTCTAAATACGCAAAAATTAATCCTCTTAAACAGACCTAGGCTGTTCTGTGTGCGTGTATGAAACACTACAGCACGCAGGATTAAAAGTCGTGCTTCAAACCAGGTTTCCTCACCGGCTGGAACAGAACAATCCACGAAAGCCCTGCGGGCATGAAGCCAAGGGTCTGTGTGCCAGAGCAGCTTTTCAGGGGAAGGCCTGGTGTCTCAACACTGCCCCTGGAGCGTGCTGTTGTGACAGGCGTGGAGCCTTCAGCCCCGAGAGCGTTTTGTAAGCGCGGGAGTTTGCCAGTGCgtggtgccagctgtgccaggtgaCTCGTGGCGCTCACCCTTCAGCCGGGCGAGCCCgcacaggctgctcaaagccagCCGGCGCTCTCGGCTGCCGCGCTGAGCCCCGTCCCTCGGGtggccctccccagccccccgGCTCACCGAAGAGCAGGTTGAGCAGCACTTCCCTGGCCGCGGGGCTGTCGGTGTGCCAGAGCCCGTAGGCGGTGCCGAGCACCCAGGGGATGCCGTGCCCCGACACCTCGATGACCTTCATGAGCGGGCGGGCGCTGCCCCAGGCCGAGCCCTCCCCAGCGCACACCCCCAGGCGCTTGGAGGCCCACAGGTCGATGGcgagcagggagctgagggcgATGCCCACGAAGGACGGGTTCAGCTTCATGCAGTCCTCCTCGGGCAGCGGGGCGGCACCGGCGGCGCCGGCGGGCTCCCGGCGGCGGGACGGGCTGTCCGGTGCGGCGGGCCCGCGCTGGCTCAGCGACAGGAACTCCAGgcggccgccgctgccggcGCGCCGCTCGCGGCCGCTCCGGGGGCTCGGCATGGCGACGGCGGGCGGCCTGCGGGAGGCGGGCGCCGGTCACCGGTCACCCGCTGCCAGGCCCGCTCGGAGCCCGGCATGTCCCCGCGCCCGGGGTCGCTTCCCTCTCCCGCTCCCCGCGCCCTGCCGGTTAtccccgccccgcccgggcGCGGtgcccccgccgctcccggcgcgTCCCCCGGTACcgggcggccccggcgccgCTTCCGCTTCCGGTTCCGCTTCCGCCCGTGACGCgcgcgccgctcccgccgcgccccgcccaCCGGCGCGCACGTGCCCGCCGCGGCCGGCGTACGGCGGCCGGCGAGGGCCGGAAGAGACGCGGCGGCGCCTTCGCCCTGCCGGCGCCGGTGCGGGCGCCGTGCGGCGGGCGGCGAtgcgcggcgggcgggcggcggcgggaccGGCCGCCCCCCCGGGCCCGCGGTGACGGCGGCTCGGCCGCGGCCATGGGGTGCCTGCAGAGCGTGGCCTGCAAGGCGCGGGTGCGCCGCGAGCAGATCGTGGTGTCGGACGTGTCGGCCACCATCGAGCCGGCGGCCACGGCCATCGAGGAGAGCTCGCCGGTGGTGCTGCGGTACCGCACGCCCTATTTCCGCGCCTCCGCCCGCGTCCTCATGCCGCCCATCGCCCGCCGGCACACCTGGGTGGTGGGCTGGATCCAGGCCTGCAACCACATGGAGTTCTACAACACCTACAGCGACCTGGGCGTGTGAGCACCGGGACGCGGGGGGCTCCGGGGCGCGGGATCCGGGCTGGGAACGGCACTGGGGGCTCCCCGGGAGCTGCACCCCCGGTATTGGGAGTTGCATCTCTGGCATTGGGCTCTGCACCCCGGCATTGGGAGCTGCACCCCGGCATTGGGCACTGCACCCCGGCATTGGGAGCTGCATCTCTGGCACTGGGTTCTGCACCCCAGCATTGGGAGCTGCATCTCTGGCATTGGGTTCTGCACCCCGGCATCGGGAGCTGCACCCCggcactgggagctgcaccCCGGCATTGGGAGCTGCACCCCCGGTATTGGGAGCTGCATCTCTGGCACTGGGTTCTGCACCCCGGCATTGGGAACTGCACCCTGGCATTGGGAGCTGCATCTCTGGCATTGGGCTCTGCACCCCGGCATTGGGAGCTGCACCCCGGCATTGGGAGCTGCATCCCCAGCATTGGGCTCTGCACCCCGGCACCGGGAGCTGCACCCCGGTACTGGGAGCTGCATCTCTggcaccctgtgctgccaccccggcaccctgtgctgcccctctgccccaccTTTGCAGCCACACACGGGCAGCACCTtcaccccagccccactgcccgaCCCCCCAGTtgctgcccctccagccccacagctggtCCCACACCCTCCAGCCTGGGCCTCGCCTCTCCAAGGGCTTTGTGGCCGCTGTCTCTCACCAAGCATTGTTtctcctgtggcactgggagtggagcacaggctgtgctgggggagttGCCCCCTTGGCCTGTGGTACAGGAGGGAATGGTTGCAGTGCTGGGCAGAAGtagcagcaggaaaacagcttTCCCAAGGCTGGGTGTGACTTGTGGGAATGCTGAGGGACAAGCTGTTGGCTCTCTGTCTGTGTCTTCTGCCTTTGGAAAGGGGTGATGCCAGAGGGGAGATGTCCACAGGGGTCTGTTCTGCAGCTTGCtgtgggctcctgctgctggtgccgccgctctgtgggtgctggggagcagcaggtcCTGTTGCTGCATCCTTGTGTCGCCACAGATGGGTGTGCATGGGGCATGGAGCACTTGGGGATGTTGGAGGATGGCACAAGTGTGgccccaaagctgctgctgtgttatTGTCACACCGTGTTGGTAGCATGGCCAGCAGCAAAGACTTGGGCTGAATGCTCCCCACCAGCCATACTGCAGGGATTTCATGGTGCCAGTGGCAGGTTTAATTGTGGGATTCGATTGCTGTATGTTAAGGCATAAAAATCACCGATctcctgcaggaggaggctgctgagGGGCTGGGCCTGTGCTGTGGTCACCATGGTGCagctgggggacagggatggctgttctccagcacaggagctgaTTAAGGGGAGAGTGACCCCAAAGACACTCAGCAGTGGGGTTTGGCCCAGTCAGTTTAATTGCAGGTTAATTAAAATGGCATTGTGTTGGCAGAGCAAGGGCTCGAGCTGGATGTGCTCAAGGAACCGAAGCTGAATTTGTTCTCCATGTCTGTCCCTGAGAGTtttctgcaggcaggcaggcaggcaggcaggcagagggtccctgtgctgccatttccctgctcatcttcctcttcctcttcaccAGGTcgagctgggagctgcccgaCCTGCGGGAAGGACGGGTGAAAGCCATCAGCGACTCGGATGGGGTGAGCTACCCCTGGTACGGAAACACCACCGAAACCGTGACCCTGGTGGGGCCCACCAACAAGATCTCCAGGTTCTCGGTGAGCATGAACGACAACTTCTACCCCAGCGTGACGTGGGCCGTGCCCGTGAGCAACAGCAACGTGCCGCTGCTGACCAGGATTAAGAGGGACCAGAGCTTCACCACGTGGCTCGTGGCCATGAACACCACCACCAAGGAGAAGATCATCCTGCAGACCATCAAGTGGAGGATGCGCGTGGACATTGAGGTGGACCccatgcagctgctggggcagcgggCGCGGCTGGTGGGCAGgactcagcaggagcagccgcGGATCCTCAGCAGGATGGAGCCCATCCCGCCCAACGCGCTCGTCAAGCCCAACGCCAACGACGCCCAGGTGCTCATGTGGAGACCCAAGCGAGGGCAGCCCATCGTGGTGATACCCCCCAAGTAGGGCGGGCAGCCGAGCCGCCCACGGACGGGGCTGCCCGGCCAAAGCTCCCCTCTGGGCTCTCCTGCCTTTCTTGTTGTGCTTGGAAACGTGGCTCCTCCTCGGGCACAAGTAGAGCCTGGCTGGCACGAGGGCGCAGAGGAGGGTTTGCTGAGCTGGAGGGTTTCCCGGGAAGCGGAACGGAGTGCTTGCAGCTGGCACCAAGGACTCGTCTTTCCTTGTGGGGCAGCACGAGTGTGGTTGAACCGTGCCCGTGGCAGATGCTGCTTCCCACGCAGCCAGAGGGAgaagcagaggctgttcctgtccccgtgtccctgccgtgtccGTAGCTATGCATTTCAGATCCGTGATCATCCCCCACCGTGCCCGCCCGCCTCCCGCAGTGGGGTGGGACCGGGCGGTGCTGGGGGCGGGCAGAGCCCGGTGGCACCGCCCGGGAGGGGTTTCTGCAGCCCGGGGGCAGCGGGACACGTTTTGCATGCGTCTGGGTGTGTTTGGAGTAGTTGTGAGTGTAGGAGATGCCATAGCTCTTTTCCGTCTTGGGGTGAGGTGTAAGGGCAGGTTAGATGTCCTTTAGTTGTGAGGTGCACTAAGTCTTTGCATCCCTCGGCCTCCCTTCTctttggggagcaggagggtTGTCAGCCCAGTCCGGGTGGGAATGGGGGCAGTGCCATTCTCCCAGCCCGGgtgctctgggtgtgtggggggcccagagcagcccagaggcACCCCTGGACTCGCTTTGCTTCACTGCAGACCCCCTCCCTTGCTAGAAGTTGGGTGCTCGCTCGTTTTCCACGCAGATGCTGCCCCACGTGgaggcctctcccagccacccctggagcagggtggctgctggctgggccgCCAGGGCACGCTTTGTGGTGCCTGCCCAAGCCCTGTGTGAGGCAGGGCCGTTCAGGGCAGGCCTGGCTTAGcctgggaaggaggagctgaatgtgctgcctggggctgcctcctgctgctgctgctgctgtgctcggAGGGGTCACAGGGGGATTTAtttgccttcctcctccctccttgctGCCTGGATGgctggccctggctgctccGTGGGGCAGCAcgctgctgtgggatgcagctgGCAGTTCCCAGGatctctccctggagctgcagcagaggcatAAACCacggctgtgctgctgctgctccgggTGCTCCGTCACTCCTGGGCAGGTGCTTACGgcttttgctgctttctctgctCTGTCCTCCCTGGCAcgagccctgcagctcctccagctcgcagccctgccttcctcacactgcagggaggctgtgctgccctggggatgcaggtcattcctgctgggaaggtccctgtgccatcccgctggcagtgctgggtgacaCTTCCCTACACCCGggccctgccagcacaggggctcCCGAGGCATCTTAGACCAAAAATCCCTGTGAAATCCCCCTGCTATTTATTGCCCTCAGTAGTGTTTGCTGCTGATCCAgttctttatttattatttttcccctgGGAGCGTTTCCTTTGGATGCCCTGGCGCAGCAATTCCGTGTGCCGGGGCTGGTGCTCCCGCTGGGCTGGGATCCCGCTGCTTTCTGTGCCTGGGTGGGTTCTGCAGGGGGCAGGCTTGGAGGGAGGCAGGGCTTTGAGCTTTggtttgctgtgttttctgcagcGGAGCTCCCACAGGGAGCTTGTGGTGTGGGAAGATGTCCTGCTCTTGTGAGACTGTGGTTTTGTCCTGGTGTGGGACCGGTGGCGGCTTGTGCCATCgctgatgttttgtttttcaaaaagtGTGTGTGGAGAGGGGTTAGAAACTTGAAATACAA
This DNA window, taken from Melospiza georgiana isolate bMelGeo1 chromosome 9, bMelGeo1.pri, whole genome shotgun sequence, encodes the following:
- the PLPP6 gene encoding polyisoprenoid diphosphate/phosphate phosphohydrolase PLPP6, whose translation is MPSPRSGRERRAGSGGRLEFLSLSQRGPAAPDSPSRRREPAGAAGAAPLPEEDCMKLNPSFVGIALSSLLAIDLWASKRLGVCAGEGSAWGSARPLMKVIEVSGHGIPWVLGTAYGLWHTDSPAAREVLLNLLFALLLDLLMVAVVKGLVKRPRPTHNKMDMFVTISVDKYSFPSGHATRAALVCRFVLRHLVLAVPLRVLVVLWALVVSVSRVMLGRHNMTDVLFGLLLGYALYGVVEHCWLSPATAPALFAPWSR
- the FAM78B gene encoding protein FAM78B — its product is MGCLQSVACKARVRREQIVVSDVSATIEPAATAIEESSPVVLRYRTPYFRASARVLMPPIARRHTWVVGWIQACNHMEFYNTYSDLGVSSWELPDLREGRVKAISDSDGVSYPWYGNTTETVTLVGPTNKISRFSVSMNDNFYPSVTWAVPVSNSNVPLLTRIKRDQSFTTWLVAMNTTTKEKIILQTIKWRMRVDIEVDPMQLLGQRARLVGRTQQEQPRILSRMEPIPPNALVKPNANDAQVLMWRPKRGQPIVVIPPK